The proteins below are encoded in one region of bacterium:
- a CDS encoding MGMT family protein, with protein sequence MKQKDIDKLLSGYTSFERRVWKVTSTIPAGQTRTYQWVARQIGNPRAARAVGRALAKNPLLVVIPCHRVIQNDGSPGGYSFGKIKKEVLLKKEALKLKSYFRKKGR encoded by the coding sequence TTGAAGCAAAAGGATATTGACAAGTTATTAAGTGGCTATACATCTTTTGAAAGAAGAGTGTGGAAGGTCACATCTACAATTCCCGCCGGACAAACCCGTACGTATCAGTGGGTTGCTCGTCAAATCGGAAATCCTCGCGCGGCAAGGGCTGTAGGTAGAGCTTTAGCCAAAAATCCCCTTCTTGTTGTAATTCCTTGTCATCGGGTAATTCAGAATGATGGAAGTCCTGGGGGATACTCTTTTGGAAAGATAAAAAAGGAAGTGTTGTTAAAGAAGGAAGCTCTGAAGTTGAAGAGCTATTTTA